A genomic window from Bdellovibrionales bacterium includes:
- a CDS encoding biopolymer transporter ExbD, producing the protein MASKASSNNETISEINVVPLVDIILVVLIIFMVTAPALIKPSVAIDLPEASSGDETTPSLLNVAITADGTVMINNQEVNQEEAKNLARIEVERNPSVEAVIVADRELDYGVVVRVLDWIKSTGVNRFAVTTDKPLTE; encoded by the coding sequence ATGGCGAGTAAAGCCTCTTCTAATAATGAAACCATCTCGGAAATTAACGTCGTGCCATTGGTCGATATTATCCTGGTTGTTTTAATTATCTTTATGGTGACGGCTCCTGCACTCATTAAGCCAAGTGTCGCGATCGATCTCCCTGAGGCATCGAGTGGTGATGAAACAACGCCCAGCTTGTTGAATGTTGCGATCACCGCAGACGGAACAGTGATGATCAATAATCAGGAAGTAAATCAAGAAGAGGCAAAGAATTTGGCGCGCATCGAGGTGGAGAGGAATCCATCCGTAGAGGCAGTGATTGTGGCTGATAGAGAATTGGATTATGGCGTCGTTGTGCGAGTTTTGGATTGGATAAAGTCAACAGGTGTAAACAGATTCGCTGTAACCACCGACAAACCCTTAACAGAATGA
- a CDS encoding DUF3450 family protein has protein sequence MRKKILIALFMMNNLAFAETPKIMNDLVSLRSEIEILSNELEASQKEKQAELDMWMQKRLEIESNLQKEKMRHVQIAERDLRHSALTKAHEKIEPQGKSQLLDGIREAKNWVDTSLPFSKEQRKARLESLESRLERGMESPEILGAELWAFYESEIKLGTQNEFRIIDFDFPRGREKVEAVRLGLYTMFIRQVDGEMKEVVRGESGWATKSLSKKQEQEVVRLMEDLKQKRKSGVYFLPLSERSGAL, from the coding sequence ATGAGAAAAAAAATTCTGATCGCCCTTTTCATGATGAATAACCTGGCTTTCGCTGAAACTCCAAAAATCATGAATGATTTGGTGTCGCTGCGGAGTGAAATTGAAATTCTCAGTAACGAACTGGAAGCTTCTCAAAAGGAAAAGCAGGCTGAACTTGATATGTGGATGCAGAAACGTCTGGAAATCGAGTCGAATTTGCAAAAAGAGAAGATGAGGCATGTTCAGATTGCAGAAAGAGACCTGCGACATTCCGCTCTCACCAAGGCTCATGAAAAAATAGAGCCTCAGGGGAAATCGCAATTGTTGGATGGCATTCGTGAAGCCAAAAATTGGGTAGATACTTCTCTTCCTTTTTCGAAGGAGCAGAGAAAAGCTCGACTCGAGAGCCTTGAGAGCCGTCTAGAGCGTGGGATGGAGTCACCGGAGATCCTGGGAGCCGAGCTCTGGGCGTTTTATGAAAGTGAGATTAAGTTGGGAACGCAAAATGAATTTCGTATCATAGATTTTGACTTTCCTCGAGGGCGCGAGAAAGTGGAAGCCGTGCGCTTGGGCCTTTATACAATGTTTATTAGGCAAGTCGATGGCGAGATGAAAGAGGTTGTAAGAGGGGAAAGTGGTTGGGCCACCAAGAGTCTGTCAAAGAAACAAGAGCAGGAGGTCGTCCGTCTTATGGAAGATTTGAAACAGAAAAGGAAGAGCGGAGTCTATTTCTTGCCACTTTCTGAACGGTCGGGTGCTTTATGA